GTTTGTCGGCCGCGATGAACCCGCGTTCGTCGACACGGACGCCGGCCTTGTCGGCTGCAATCAACAAACCGTTCGGGCTGCGGCCGATCGCGACCAGCACCTGATCGAAGGTATCGCTGGCCGGTGCGTCCTTGCCCTCGAAACGGCACACCAGCCCGTCGGCGGCCGGTTCGATCGCAGTGACCCTGGTATTCGTGAAAATGGCCTCGTAGCGCTTCTTGATCCGCCGCTCCAGCGGCCGCACCACATCGCGGTCGGCACCGGGGATCAGACCGGGCGACAACTCGACGATCGTGACCTTGGCGCCCAGCGCGTCAAAGACCGTCGCCATCTCGAGGCCGATGATGCCGCCGCCGACGACCAGCAGCCGGCCCGGCACCTGCCGGATCTCCAGCGCGTCGGTCGAATCCATGACCCGGGGGTCATGCCACGGGATGAACGGCAGCTTCGTGACCCGCGAGCCGACCGCGATGACGCAATACTGAAAACCGATCACGGTCCTGCCGCCGTCGGCAGCCTCGACCTCGATCGTATGCGGCGACGTGAACCTGCCGTAGCCCTGCACGATCCGGACCTTGCGCTGGCGCGCCAGCCCTTTCAGACCGCCGGTCAGCTTGCCGACCACGGCATTTTTGTGGGCGCGCAGCTTGTCGAGGTCGATCTCGGGCGTGTTGAATCCGACGCCGATGTCGTGGAACTCCGCGGCCTCGTTGATCACCTGCGCGGTATGCAGCAGCGCCTTGGACGGGATGCAGCCGACATTCAGGCACACGCCGCCGATGTCCGGATAGCGCTCGATCAGCACCACCTGTTTGCCGAGGTCGGCGGCGCGGAACGCCGCCGTGTAGCCACCCGGTCCGGACCCGAGCACGACGACCTCGGCCTCGATGTCGACCTTGCCGTGGTGGGTTGCGGCGGCCGGCGCCGGTGTCACGACAGGCGCCTGATCCGGCCGGGCCGGCTGCGCCGCCGCCTTGCCCGGCGGTGCGGCCGACGGGGCCGCGGCGGCGGTCTCCAGCGTCAGTATCGAACTGCCTTCCGCGACCTTGTCACCGAGCGCCACCAGCACCTGCCTGACGACGCCGGCCTGCGGCGACGGGATCTCCATCGAGGCCTTGTCGGACTCGACCGAGATCAGCGAATCCTCGGCGCCGACCGTATCGCCGGGCTTGACCAGGATTTCGATCACCTCGACACCGGAAAAGTCGCCGATGTTGGGCACCTTGATTTCGATGACAGTGCTCACGGTGATTACGCCAGGGTCTTCGGGTCGGCCAGCACGCCGCACAGAAAGGTCGTGAACCGCGCGCCGTCCGCACCGTCGATGACCCGGTGGTCATAGGACAGCGCCAGCGGCAACATCAGCCGCGGCACGAATTCCTTGCCGTTCCACACCGGCTGCATCTTCGAGCGCGACACGCCGAGGATCGCCACTTCCGGCGCATTGACGATCGGCGTGAACTTGGTGCCGCCGATGCCGCCGAGACTGGAGATCGTGATGGAGCCGCCCTGCATGTCCGCGGGTTTCAGCTTCTTGTCGCGCGCCCTGGCACTGATCTCGCCGAGTTCGACCGCGAGGTCGACCAGGCTTTTCCGGTCGACGTTCTGCACCACCGGCACGACCAGCCCGTCCGGCGTGTCGACCGCGATCCCGACATTGAAATATTTCTTGAACACCAGGTTCTCACCGCCGGCATCCAGCGACGAATTGAAGCGCGGGTATTCCTGCAGCGCCTTGACGATTGCCTTCATCAGGAACACCAGCGGCGTGATCCGGATGTCCCTGGCCTTGTGCTCGGCCGCCATCGCCTTGCGCAGCGCCTCCATGTCGGTGATATCGGCCTCGTCGAACTGTGTCACGTGCGGGATCGTGACCCAGTTGCGGTGCAGGAACTGGCCGGTCAGTTTGTTGATCTTGGTCAGCGGCCGGGTCTCGACCTCACCCCATTTGGCAAAATCGATCGCGGGCAGCGGCGCGACCTGCAGACCGCCGGCCGCCGGCAGGCCCTGGGTCATGACCTGTTTGACGAAGGCCTTGACGTCGTCCTGGGTGATCCGGCCCTTGCGTCCGGAACCGCCGACCCGGCCGAGATCGACACCGAGCTCGCGGGCGAACTTGCGTACGCCGGGGCTGGCATAGGCCCGGGCGAATCCGGCCTCGTCGAACCGGCCCGGCGTCGCCACCGGCGCTGCCGGTGATGGCGCGGCCCGTACCGGCGCCGCGGCGGGCGCGGCCGGCTTTGTCGTGACGGGCGGTGACGATGGAGCGGGCGCGGCGGCCGGGGCCTCTTTCACTGTCTTGGCCGGGGCCGCCGCGGCGGTGGCGCCACCGGCGCCGGGCTCGAGCAGCAGGATCAGACTGCCTTCCGAGACCTTGTCACCGACCTTGATCTTGAGCTCCTTGACGGTGCCGGTCTCCGGTGACGGGATCTCCATCGATGCCTTGTCGGACTCGACCGAGATCAGCGAATCCTCGGCCTTGACCGTATCACCCGGGGCGACCAGGATCTCGATGACCTCGACATCGGAGAAATCACCGATATTCGGAACCAGAATCTGCTTGCTCATGACCGGATTCCCCTGTGGCTACGCATACAGGGGGTAGCTCTTTTCGGTGTCGATGCGGTACTTCGCGATCGCCTCGCCGACCTTCGCCAGCGGGAACCTGCCCTCATCGGCCAGCGCCTTCAGCGCCGCGATGACGATATGGTGGC
Above is a genomic segment from Gammaproteobacteria bacterium containing:
- the lpdA gene encoding dihydrolipoyl dehydrogenase is translated as MSTVIEIKVPNIGDFSGVEVIEILVKPGDTVGAEDSLISVESDKASMEIPSPQAGVVRQVLVALGDKVAEGSSILTLETAAAAPSAAPPGKAAAQPARPDQAPVVTPAPAAATHHGKVDIEAEVVVLGSGPGGYTAAFRAADLGKQVVLIERYPDIGGVCLNVGCIPSKALLHTAQVINEAAEFHDIGVGFNTPEIDLDKLRAHKNAVVGKLTGGLKGLARQRKVRIVQGYGRFTSPHTIEVEAADGGRTVIGFQYCVIAVGSRVTKLPFIPWHDPRVMDSTDALEIRQVPGRLLVVGGGIIGLEMATVFDALGAKVTIVELSPGLIPGADRDVVRPLERRIKKRYEAIFTNTRVTAIEPAADGLVCRFEGKDAPASDTFDQVLVAIGRSPNGLLIAADKAGVRVDERGFIAADKQQRTNVPHIFAIGDVIGQPMLAHKASHEGKVAAEVIAGLKSYFDARTIPAVAYTDPEVAWMGKTEDQCKAEGIAYEKGVFPWAASGRSLSLGRDEGMTKVLFDAQHRIIGAAMVGPNAGELIAEAVLALEMGADIADIALTVHPHPTLSETFSFAAEVAEGSCTDIYAPKRK
- the aceF gene encoding dihydrolipoyllysine-residue acetyltransferase; this translates as MSKQILVPNIGDFSDVEVIEILVAPGDTVKAEDSLISVESDKASMEIPSPETGTVKELKIKVGDKVSEGSLILLLEPGAGGATAAAAPAKTVKEAPAAAPAPSSPPVTTKPAAPAAAPVRAAPSPAAPVATPGRFDEAGFARAYASPGVRKFARELGVDLGRVGGSGRKGRITQDDVKAFVKQVMTQGLPAAGGLQVAPLPAIDFAKWGEVETRPLTKINKLTGQFLHRNWVTIPHVTQFDEADITDMEALRKAMAAEHKARDIRITPLVFLMKAIVKALQEYPRFNSSLDAGGENLVFKKYFNVGIAVDTPDGLVVPVVQNVDRKSLVDLAVELGEISARARDKKLKPADMQGGSITISSLGGIGGTKFTPIVNAPEVAILGVSRSKMQPVWNGKEFVPRLMLPLALSYDHRVIDGADGARFTTFLCGVLADPKTLA